From a single Nitrosopumilus sp. genomic region:
- the hisA gene encoding 1-(5-phosphoribosyl)-5-[(5-phosphoribosylamino)methylideneamino]imidazole-4-carboxamide isomerase gives MKIIPAIDLMDGKVVRLYKGDPNQKTVYSNNPIEIAKQWESAGADILHLVDLDATLGIGSNLDVIKKILDTVNIPVEVAGGLREKSLVLDVAKLSERIVIGTLAFKDKNLLKSLLSELGPEKIVISVDHKDGEIVVHGWQKGTGIKLIPAINEFLDMGFTEFLLTNVSKDGTLEGPDLEFLEQACNLPNTNIIASGGISNISDVKDVKEKNAFGVILGKALYEKKLTIQEAKKLS, from the coding sequence ATGAAAATCATTCCTGCAATTGATCTGATGGACGGTAAAGTTGTTCGTTTGTACAAAGGCGATCCTAATCAAAAGACAGTATATAGTAACAATCCTATAGAAATCGCAAAACAATGGGAATCTGCTGGTGCCGATATCCTTCATTTGGTGGATCTAGATGCTACTCTTGGAATTGGGTCTAATCTAGATGTAATCAAAAAGATTCTTGATACAGTAAATATTCCAGTGGAAGTTGCTGGTGGATTACGAGAAAAATCTCTAGTTTTAGACGTAGCAAAATTGTCTGAAAGAATTGTGATAGGGACTTTGGCATTCAAAGATAAAAATCTCCTAAAATCATTATTATCTGAACTAGGGCCAGAAAAAATTGTAATTTCAGTTGATCATAAAGATGGTGAAATAGTTGTTCATGGTTGGCAAAAAGGTACTGGAATTAAACTAATTCCTGCAATTAATGAATTTCTTGATATGGGTTTTACAGAATTTCTATTAACTAATGTCAGTAAAGATGGAACTTTAGAAGGACCTGATTTAGAATTTTTAGAGCAAGCATGTAATTTACCAAATACCAATATTATTGCAAGTGGAGGCATTTCCAATATTTCAGATGTTAAAGATGTAAAAGAAAAAAATGCATTTGGTGTAATTCTTGGAAAAGCACTTTATGAGAAAAAACTAACTATACAAGAGGCAAAAAAATTATCATGA
- the hisF gene encoding imidazole glycerol phosphate synthase subunit HisF — protein MTLTKRIIPCLDVKNGRVVKGLNFESIKDAGDPVELAAKYSNEGADELVFLDITASDEQRKTIKDLVRKVASVIDIPFTVGGGVKSLEDARNILLNGADKVGINTGAIKNPKVITELMEIFGRQCVVVAVDAKRNYDVDQTKNLFTENDKEFWFEVFIYGGKEGTGIDVIKWVKDAERLGAGEILLTSIDKDGTKDGYDILLTKTVVDSISIPVIASGGCGKPQDMIDVFKKSDVDAALAASIFHYDTHGVNGVKSYLKRNEIPVRL, from the coding sequence ATGACTTTAACTAAAAGAATTATTCCATGTTTGGATGTAAAAAATGGCAGGGTAGTCAAAGGTTTGAATTTTGAATCAATTAAAGATGCAGGAGATCCTGTAGAACTTGCTGCAAAATATAGTAATGAGGGTGCAGATGAATTAGTTTTTTTAGATATTACTGCATCTGACGAGCAACGAAAAACAATCAAAGATTTAGTTAGAAAAGTTGCATCAGTAATTGATATACCCTTTACTGTTGGTGGTGGAGTAAAATCATTAGAAGATGCTAGAAATATTTTACTAAATGGTGCTGACAAAGTTGGAATCAACACAGGCGCAATAAAAAATCCTAAAGTCATTACCGAGTTAATGGAAATTTTTGGTAGACAATGTGTTGTAGTCGCAGTTGATGCAAAAAGAAACTATGATGTTGATCAAACAAAGAATCTTTTTACTGAAAATGATAAAGAGTTTTGGTTCGAGGTCTTCATTTATGGTGGAAAAGAAGGCACTGGGATTGATGTAATTAAATGGGTTAAGGATGCCGAACGATTAGGTGCTGGTGAAATTCTTCTAACTAGTATTGACAAAGATGGAACAAAAGATGGATATGATATTTTGCTAACTAAAACAGTTGTAGATTCAATTTCTATTCCTGTTATTGCTTCTGGAGGATGTGGCAAACCTCAAGATATGATTGATGTTTTCAAGAAATCAGATGTAGATGCTGCATTAGCTGCATCTATTTTTCATTATGATACTCATGGAGTAAATGGCGTAAAATCTTATTTGAAGAGAAATGAAATTCCTGTAAGATTATAA
- the hisI gene encoding phosphoribosyl-AMP cyclohydrolase, which translates to MEKTIDEIDFEKSGGLVPVIVQDVNTKDVLTLAYANKESLQLAKKTGNSWFWSRSRNKLWMKGEESGNTQKIKEILVDCDFDAIIYLVEPSGPACHIGEKVCFHNSLEK; encoded by the coding sequence ATGGAAAAAACTATTGATGAAATAGATTTTGAAAAGAGTGGTGGTCTTGTACCGGTAATTGTTCAAGATGTAAATACAAAAGATGTATTAACTCTAGCCTATGCAAATAAAGAATCGTTACAACTTGCAAAAAAAACTGGAAATTCTTGGTTCTGGAGTCGTTCAAGAAATAAACTTTGGATGAAAGGCGAAGAATCAGGTAATACTCAAAAAATTAAAGAAATTTTGGTTGATTGTGATTTTGATGCAATTATTTATCTAGTTGAACCATCAGGACCTGCATGTCATATTGGTGAAAAAGTTTGTTTTCATAATTCTTTAGAAAAATAA